One genomic segment of Centropristis striata isolate RG_2023a ecotype Rhode Island chromosome 11, C.striata_1.0, whole genome shotgun sequence includes these proteins:
- the LOC131980746 gene encoding desmoglein-2-like protein isoform X3, giving the protein MMAPLLKCSLLLAFFLTLVPAGSEGKGLMLKRQKREWIIAPRQLKENHDYTGLPSIARIRSDKENFTKILYYLSGPGVDLPPQGVFDIDRNTGFVKIFSILDREKMAFYNLKGVAKYTDGTYAERDIDLNITVVDENDNPPIIKVQQVGFVNESSAAGTVVMRVIATDADQQGTAHSEIHYSIVEQSSTAGMFFINSKTGEVSVRQNTLDREKKDTYTLTIAASDMGGRGGGNTGSGEVTVKILDINDNIPTLEKESYEGSVMENTVNVEVMRVKAIDMDLIHTENWMAVYEIVTGNEAGYFTITTDSKTNEGIITINKALDYEELKMLNLEIAVANKAEYNFGSGRPTGPITAKPYPVKINVLNQKEGPRFQPTIKVVSLSEDHQSVSIHKVIDNYAAIDSDTLQTATNVRYAKNKDADNWLIIDEKTADIKLNKMPDRESKFLINGTYYAEIICISNDIPSKTATGTIAIQVEDLNDECPELTTTTQTLCLEDNVIYVTAIDKDEFPNSAPFQFTVIEGESKGKWTVERLNATTAILRDHANWPGVYKVVMEITDQQGKSCDDVQVMDVTVCSCLENTKTCRPSREKTTELGASGILLLLLGLLLLLLLPLLLLFCLCGGVSALGDFKPIPFDTKQQLISYHTEGQGEDKEVPLMHVPVEAGGATVNAENMNTFDGKVNLGGLIELGAAAGGGAAFGGGMNTLTKENMHMYNTYNSQMGMDYMDGGMMTGQEHLYSRYNAGAFDGMALSEQFLGEYYSSKANHAVNQSQQKDSLLVYDYEGQESLAGSVGCCSLLEDDNDLAFLNDLGPKFKTLASICQGTTLVTESVAAGVSVSPPRPVSPVWPSTSTHTHVSTHTETIRDRDRVNINTLNTSNVASESSTIVQEERITGRAQGSATLPTVRVQDKVVVPSQTLLIQQPTMYYAATPMYVVESKPQMVLVEGGTQQTVGQVGLSQGLVQVGGMQGTQGLVQVSGMQGSQGLVQVSGMQAAPGVVLVDRQVGVGGATGQIAQGLSKGTISRSRQVLLVENGSSGGEQAAHLAQGFVQTGLAEQGLEVRGQGLNVQTQSFLLGSGSSTGSNEDFAVTATPNLQGSQRVVVQRKKVSVTERNVESATRA; this is encoded by the exons atGATGGCTCCGCTGCTGAAATGCAGCCTTCTTCTGGCGTTTTTCCTAACG CTTGTCCCTGCGGGATCAGAAGGAAAAGGGCTGATGTtaaagagacagaagagagagtGGATCATAGCTCCCAGACAGCTCAAGGAGAACCACGATTACACTGGATTGCCAAGTATCGCCAGA attcGCTCTGATAAGGAGAACTTTACAAAGATACTGTATTATCTATCGGGGCCTGGTGTTGACCTGCCACCTCAAGGTGTATTTGATATAGACCGTAACACTGGCTTTGTCAAAATCTTTTCCATTCTGGACCGAGAGAAGATGGCCTTCTATAAT TTAAAAGGTGTGGCAAAATACACAGACGGGACCTACGCTGAAAGGGATATCGACCTGAACATTACTGTTGTGGATGAGAATGACAACCCACCAATCATTAAAGTGCAGCAAGTCGGATTTGTCAATGAATCATCTGCAGCAG GTACTGTTGTGATGAGAGTGATAGCTACTGATGCTGATCAACAGGGCACAGCCCACTCTGAGATCCACTACAGCATTGTGGAGCAGAGTAGCACAGCTGGGATGTTCTTCATCAACTCTAAGACTGGAGAGGTCTCGGTTCGGCAGAACACTTTAGATCGGGAG aaAAAAGATACCTATACATTGACTATAGCAGCTTCAGACATGGgtggacgaggaggaggaaacaCAGGAAGTGGAGAAGTTACTGTCAAAATTCTGGACATAAATGACAATATTCCCACCCTGGAGAAAGAATCG taTGAAGGGAGTGTGATGGAGAACACTGTCAATGTGGAAGTGATGAGGGTCAAAGCCATTGACATGGATCTGATTCACACTGAAAACTGGATGGCTGTCTATGAAATTGTCACAGGGAATGAGGCAGGCTATTTCACTATCACTACTGATTCTAAGACCAATGAAGGGATTATCACAATTAACAAG GCCTTGGACTATGAGGAACTTAAGATGCTCAATTTGGAAATAGCTGTTGCCAACAAAGCAGAGTACAACTTTGGCAGTGGGCGCCCAACTGGGCCCATTACCGCAAAACCTTACCCTGTTAAAATCAATGTTCTCAATCAGAAGGAAGGCCCTAGATTCCAACCAACTATCAAAGTGGTGAGTCTTTCAGAGGACCACCAATCTGTCTCCATCCACAAAGTCATCGACAACTATGCTGCTATTGACAGCGACACGCTACAGACAGCCACCAACGTAAG GTATGCTAAAAACAAGGATGCAGACAACTGGTTGATTATTGATGAAAAGACAGCAGATATCAAGCTGAATAAAATGCCTGACAGGGAGTCCAAGTTCTTGATCAACGGAACATATTATGCTGAAATTATATGCATCAGCAATG ATATTCCCTCAAAAACTGCCACAGGAACCATAGCCATTCAGGTGGAGGACCTTAATGATGAATGTCCAGAACTGACCACTACAACTCAAACCCTTTGCCTTGAGGATAATGTGATCTACGTCACAGCCATAGACAAAGATGAATTCCCCAATTCTGCACCATTTCAGTTCACTGTGATTGAGGGGGAAAGCAAGGGGAAATGGACAGTCGAGCGTCTTAATG CAACCACAGCCATTCTAAGAGACCATGCCAACTGGCCAGGCGTGTACAAAGTGGTGATGGAAATCACAGACCAGCAGGGAAAgtcatgtgatgatgttcaGGTGATGGACGTAACTGTGTGTAGTTGCCTTGAAAACACTAAAACCTGTAGACCAAGTCGTGAAAAAACTACAGAACTTGGAGCTTCGGGTATCCTGCTTCTGCTCCTGGGACTGCTGCTCCTTCTGT TGCTGCCCCTTCTCCTGCTGTTCTGCCTGTGTGGAGGTGTATCAGCTCTTGGAGATTTCAAGCCCATTCCATTtgatacaaaacaacaactcaTCTCATATCACACTGAAGGACAGGGAGAAGACAAG GAAGTTCCTCTTATGCATGTGCCAGTAGAAGCTGGTGGTGCCACAGTAAATGCAGAGAACATGAACACCTTTGATGGAAAGGTGAACTTAGGAGGACTGATTGAATTAGGAGCTGCGGCAGGTGGAGGAGCAGCTTTCGGCGGTGGCATGAACACCTTGACCAAAGAGAACATGCACATGTACAACACGTATAACTCACAGATGGGGATGGACTACATGGATGGTGGGATGATGACAGGACAAGAACATCTTTACTCCCGATACAATGCTGGCGCCTTTGATGGGATGGCTCTATCCGAGCAGTTCCTTGGGGAGTATTATTCAAGT aaagcCAACCATGCTGTAAACCAATCCCAGCAGAAGGACTCTCTGCTGGTCTATGACTATGAGGGCCAGGAGTCTCTGGCAGGTTCTGTAGGTTGCTGCAGCCTTCTTGAGGACGATAACGACCTTGCCTTCCTCAATGATCTTGGGCCTAAATTTAAAACCCTTGCTTCGATTTGTCAGGGGACGACATTGGTGACCGAGTCTGTTGCTGCAGGGGTTTCTGTCTCTCCACCCAGACCAGTGTCTCCTGTCTGGCCTTCCACCTCCACCCATACACACGTCAGTACGCACACAGAAACAATCAGGGACAGGGACCGTGTCAACATCAACACTCTCAATACCTCCAATGTAGCATCTGAATCCTCCACCATCGTGCAGGAGGAGCGGATCACTGGGAGAGCCCAGGGTTCAGCCACTCTTCCCACAGTACGTGTCCAAGACAAGGTTGTGGTTCCTAGTCAGACGCTGCTCATACAGCAGCCCACTATGTACTATGCTGCCACGCCCATGTATGTAGTCGAGTCCAAGCCCCAAATGGTGCTTGTGGAAGGGGGGACCCAGCAGACTGTAGGCCAGGTTGGACTAAGTCAGGGGCTGGTGCAG GTTGGTGGCATGCAAGGTACTCAGGGACTGGTGCAGGTTAGTGGCATGCAAGGTAGTCAGGGACTGGTGCAGGTTAGTGGCATGCAAGCTGCCCCGGGTGTGGTCCTTGTAGACAGGCAAGTAGGTGTGGGCGGAGCGACAGGGCAGATAGCACAAGGCCTTTCAAAAGGAACCATTTCAAGGTCCAGGCAAGTGTTGTTGGTGGAGAACGGGTCCTCGGGTGGAGAGCAAGCTGCACACTTAGCACAGGGCTTTGTTCAGACAGGGCTTGCAGAGCAGGGCTTGGAGGTTAGAGGGCAAGGGCTAAATGTTCAAACTCAGAGCTTTTTGCTCGGTTCAGGCAGTTCAACTGGGTCAAATGAGGACTTTGCTGTGACAGCCACACCCAATTTGCAAGGGAGCCAGAGAGTTGTTGTGCAACGAAAGAAGGTGTCAGTCACTGAGAGGAATGTTGAATCTGCTACAAGAGCATAA
- the LOC131980746 gene encoding desmoglein-2-like protein isoform X1, whose product MMAPLLKCSLLLAFFLTLVPAGSEGKGLMLKRQKREWIIAPRQLKENHDYTGLPSIARIRSDKENFTKILYYLSGPGVDLPPQGVFDIDRNTGFVKIFSILDREKMAFYNLKGVAKYTDGTYAERDIDLNITVVDENDNPPIIKVQQVGFVNESSAAGTVVMRVIATDADQQGTAHSEIHYSIVEQSSTAGMFFINSKTGEVSVRQNTLDREKKDTYTLTIAASDMGGRGGGNTGSGEVTVKILDINDNIPTLEKESYEGSVMENTVNVEVMRVKAIDMDLIHTENWMAVYEIVTGNEAGYFTITTDSKTNEGIITINKALDYEELKMLNLEIAVANKAEYNFGSGRPTGPITAKPYPVKINVLNQKEGPRFQPTIKVVSLSEDHQSVSIHKVIDNYAAIDSDTLQTATNVRYAKNKDADNWLIIDEKTADIKLNKMPDRESKFLINGTYYAEIICISNDIPSKTATGTIAIQVEDLNDECPELTTTTQTLCLEDNVIYVTAIDKDEFPNSAPFQFTVIEGESKGKWTVERLNATTAILRDHANWPGVYKVVMEITDQQGKSCDDVQVMDVTVCSCLENTKTCRPSREKTTELGASGILLLLLGLLLLLLLPLLLLFCLCGGVSALGDFKPIPFDTKQQLISYHTEGQGEDKEVPLMHVPVEAGGATVNAENMNTFDGKVNLGGLIELGAAAGGGAAFGGGMNTLTKENMHMYNTYNSQMGMDYMDGGMMTGQEHLYSRYNAGAFDGMALSEQFLGEYYSSKANHAVNQSQQKDSLLVYDYEGQESLAGSVGCCSLLEDDNDLAFLNDLGPKFKTLASICQGTTLVTESVAAGVSVSPPRPVSPVWPSTSTHTHVSTHTETIRDRDRVNINTLNTSNVASESSTIVQEERITGRAQGSATLPTVRVQDKVVVPSQTLLIQQPTMYYAATPMYVVESKPQMVLVEGGTQQTVGQVGLSQGLVQVGGMQGTQGVVQVGGMQGTQGLVQVSGMQGSQGLVQVSGMQAAPGVVLVDRQVGVGGATGQIAQGLSKGTISRSRQVLLVENGSSGGEQAAHLAQGFVQTGLAEQGLEVRGQGLNVQTQSFLLGSGSSTGSNEDFAVTATPNLQGSQRVVVQRKKVSVTERNVESATRA is encoded by the exons atGATGGCTCCGCTGCTGAAATGCAGCCTTCTTCTGGCGTTTTTCCTAACG CTTGTCCCTGCGGGATCAGAAGGAAAAGGGCTGATGTtaaagagacagaagagagagtGGATCATAGCTCCCAGACAGCTCAAGGAGAACCACGATTACACTGGATTGCCAAGTATCGCCAGA attcGCTCTGATAAGGAGAACTTTACAAAGATACTGTATTATCTATCGGGGCCTGGTGTTGACCTGCCACCTCAAGGTGTATTTGATATAGACCGTAACACTGGCTTTGTCAAAATCTTTTCCATTCTGGACCGAGAGAAGATGGCCTTCTATAAT TTAAAAGGTGTGGCAAAATACACAGACGGGACCTACGCTGAAAGGGATATCGACCTGAACATTACTGTTGTGGATGAGAATGACAACCCACCAATCATTAAAGTGCAGCAAGTCGGATTTGTCAATGAATCATCTGCAGCAG GTACTGTTGTGATGAGAGTGATAGCTACTGATGCTGATCAACAGGGCACAGCCCACTCTGAGATCCACTACAGCATTGTGGAGCAGAGTAGCACAGCTGGGATGTTCTTCATCAACTCTAAGACTGGAGAGGTCTCGGTTCGGCAGAACACTTTAGATCGGGAG aaAAAAGATACCTATACATTGACTATAGCAGCTTCAGACATGGgtggacgaggaggaggaaacaCAGGAAGTGGAGAAGTTACTGTCAAAATTCTGGACATAAATGACAATATTCCCACCCTGGAGAAAGAATCG taTGAAGGGAGTGTGATGGAGAACACTGTCAATGTGGAAGTGATGAGGGTCAAAGCCATTGACATGGATCTGATTCACACTGAAAACTGGATGGCTGTCTATGAAATTGTCACAGGGAATGAGGCAGGCTATTTCACTATCACTACTGATTCTAAGACCAATGAAGGGATTATCACAATTAACAAG GCCTTGGACTATGAGGAACTTAAGATGCTCAATTTGGAAATAGCTGTTGCCAACAAAGCAGAGTACAACTTTGGCAGTGGGCGCCCAACTGGGCCCATTACCGCAAAACCTTACCCTGTTAAAATCAATGTTCTCAATCAGAAGGAAGGCCCTAGATTCCAACCAACTATCAAAGTGGTGAGTCTTTCAGAGGACCACCAATCTGTCTCCATCCACAAAGTCATCGACAACTATGCTGCTATTGACAGCGACACGCTACAGACAGCCACCAACGTAAG GTATGCTAAAAACAAGGATGCAGACAACTGGTTGATTATTGATGAAAAGACAGCAGATATCAAGCTGAATAAAATGCCTGACAGGGAGTCCAAGTTCTTGATCAACGGAACATATTATGCTGAAATTATATGCATCAGCAATG ATATTCCCTCAAAAACTGCCACAGGAACCATAGCCATTCAGGTGGAGGACCTTAATGATGAATGTCCAGAACTGACCACTACAACTCAAACCCTTTGCCTTGAGGATAATGTGATCTACGTCACAGCCATAGACAAAGATGAATTCCCCAATTCTGCACCATTTCAGTTCACTGTGATTGAGGGGGAAAGCAAGGGGAAATGGACAGTCGAGCGTCTTAATG CAACCACAGCCATTCTAAGAGACCATGCCAACTGGCCAGGCGTGTACAAAGTGGTGATGGAAATCACAGACCAGCAGGGAAAgtcatgtgatgatgttcaGGTGATGGACGTAACTGTGTGTAGTTGCCTTGAAAACACTAAAACCTGTAGACCAAGTCGTGAAAAAACTACAGAACTTGGAGCTTCGGGTATCCTGCTTCTGCTCCTGGGACTGCTGCTCCTTCTGT TGCTGCCCCTTCTCCTGCTGTTCTGCCTGTGTGGAGGTGTATCAGCTCTTGGAGATTTCAAGCCCATTCCATTtgatacaaaacaacaactcaTCTCATATCACACTGAAGGACAGGGAGAAGACAAG GAAGTTCCTCTTATGCATGTGCCAGTAGAAGCTGGTGGTGCCACAGTAAATGCAGAGAACATGAACACCTTTGATGGAAAGGTGAACTTAGGAGGACTGATTGAATTAGGAGCTGCGGCAGGTGGAGGAGCAGCTTTCGGCGGTGGCATGAACACCTTGACCAAAGAGAACATGCACATGTACAACACGTATAACTCACAGATGGGGATGGACTACATGGATGGTGGGATGATGACAGGACAAGAACATCTTTACTCCCGATACAATGCTGGCGCCTTTGATGGGATGGCTCTATCCGAGCAGTTCCTTGGGGAGTATTATTCAAGT aaagcCAACCATGCTGTAAACCAATCCCAGCAGAAGGACTCTCTGCTGGTCTATGACTATGAGGGCCAGGAGTCTCTGGCAGGTTCTGTAGGTTGCTGCAGCCTTCTTGAGGACGATAACGACCTTGCCTTCCTCAATGATCTTGGGCCTAAATTTAAAACCCTTGCTTCGATTTGTCAGGGGACGACATTGGTGACCGAGTCTGTTGCTGCAGGGGTTTCTGTCTCTCCACCCAGACCAGTGTCTCCTGTCTGGCCTTCCACCTCCACCCATACACACGTCAGTACGCACACAGAAACAATCAGGGACAGGGACCGTGTCAACATCAACACTCTCAATACCTCCAATGTAGCATCTGAATCCTCCACCATCGTGCAGGAGGAGCGGATCACTGGGAGAGCCCAGGGTTCAGCCACTCTTCCCACAGTACGTGTCCAAGACAAGGTTGTGGTTCCTAGTCAGACGCTGCTCATACAGCAGCCCACTATGTACTATGCTGCCACGCCCATGTATGTAGTCGAGTCCAAGCCCCAAATGGTGCTTGTGGAAGGGGGGACCCAGCAGACTGTAGGCCAGGTTGGACTAAGTCAGGGGCTGGTGCAGGTTGGTGGCATGCAAGGTACTCAGGGAGTGGTGCAGGTTGGTGGCATGCAAGGTACTCAGGGACTGGTGCAGGTTAGTGGCATGCAAGGTAGTCAGGGACTGGTGCAGGTTAGTGGCATGCAAGCTGCCCCGGGTGTGGTCCTTGTAGACAGGCAAGTAGGTGTGGGCGGAGCGACAGGGCAGATAGCACAAGGCCTTTCAAAAGGAACCATTTCAAGGTCCAGGCAAGTGTTGTTGGTGGAGAACGGGTCCTCGGGTGGAGAGCAAGCTGCACACTTAGCACAGGGCTTTGTTCAGACAGGGCTTGCAGAGCAGGGCTTGGAGGTTAGAGGGCAAGGGCTAAATGTTCAAACTCAGAGCTTTTTGCTCGGTTCAGGCAGTTCAACTGGGTCAAATGAGGACTTTGCTGTGACAGCCACACCCAATTTGCAAGGGAGCCAGAGAGTTGTTGTGCAACGAAAGAAGGTGTCAGTCACTGAGAGGAATGTTGAATCTGCTACAAGAGCATAA
- the LOC131980746 gene encoding desmoglein-2-like protein isoform X2, whose translation MMAPLLKCSLLLAFFLTLVPAGSEGKGLMLKRQKREWIIAPRQLKENHDYTGLPSIARIRSDKENFTKILYYLSGPGVDLPPQGVFDIDRNTGFVKIFSILDREKMAFYNLKGVAKYTDGTYAERDIDLNITVVDENDNPPIIKVQQVGFVNESSAAGTVVMRVIATDADQQGTAHSEIHYSIVEQSSTAGMFFINSKTGEVSVRQNTLDREKKDTYTLTIAASDMGGRGGGNTGSGEVTVKILDINDNIPTLEKESYEGSVMENTVNVEVMRVKAIDMDLIHTENWMAVYEIVTGNEAGYFTITTDSKTNEGIITINKALDYEELKMLNLEIAVANKAEYNFGSGRPTGPITAKPYPVKINVLNQKEGPRFQPTIKVVSLSEDHQSVSIHKVIDNYAAIDSDTLQTATNVRYAKNKDADNWLIIDEKTADIKLNKMPDRESKFLINGTYYAEIICISNDIPSKTATGTIAIQVEDLNDECPELTTTTQTLCLEDNVIYVTAIDKDEFPNSAPFQFTVIEGESKGKWTVERLNATTAILRDHANWPGVYKVVMEITDQQGKSCDDVQVMDVTVCSCLENTKTCRPSREKTTELGASGILLLLLGLLLLLLLPLLLLFCLCGGVSALGDFKPIPFDTKQQLISYHTEGQGEDKEVPLMHVPVEAGGATVNAENMNTFDGKVNLGGLIELGAAAGGGAAFGGGMNTLTKENMHMYNTYNSQMGMDYMDGGMMTGQEHLYSRYNAGAFDGMALSEQFLGEYYSSKANHAVNQSQQKDSLLVYDYEGQESLAGSVGCCSLLEDDNDLAFLNDLGPKFKTLASICQGTTLVTESVAAGVSVSPPRPVSPVWPSTSTHTHVSTHTETIRDRDRVNINTLNTSNVASESSTIVQEERITGRAQGSATLPTVRVQDKVVVPSQTLLIQQPTMYYAATPMYVVESKPQMVLVEGGTQQTVGQVGLSQGLVQVGGMQGTQGVVQVGGMQGTQGLVQVSGMQAAPGVVLVDRQVGVGGATGQIAQGLSKGTISRSRQVLLVENGSSGGEQAAHLAQGFVQTGLAEQGLEVRGQGLNVQTQSFLLGSGSSTGSNEDFAVTATPNLQGSQRVVVQRKKVSVTERNVESATRA comes from the exons atGATGGCTCCGCTGCTGAAATGCAGCCTTCTTCTGGCGTTTTTCCTAACG CTTGTCCCTGCGGGATCAGAAGGAAAAGGGCTGATGTtaaagagacagaagagagagtGGATCATAGCTCCCAGACAGCTCAAGGAGAACCACGATTACACTGGATTGCCAAGTATCGCCAGA attcGCTCTGATAAGGAGAACTTTACAAAGATACTGTATTATCTATCGGGGCCTGGTGTTGACCTGCCACCTCAAGGTGTATTTGATATAGACCGTAACACTGGCTTTGTCAAAATCTTTTCCATTCTGGACCGAGAGAAGATGGCCTTCTATAAT TTAAAAGGTGTGGCAAAATACACAGACGGGACCTACGCTGAAAGGGATATCGACCTGAACATTACTGTTGTGGATGAGAATGACAACCCACCAATCATTAAAGTGCAGCAAGTCGGATTTGTCAATGAATCATCTGCAGCAG GTACTGTTGTGATGAGAGTGATAGCTACTGATGCTGATCAACAGGGCACAGCCCACTCTGAGATCCACTACAGCATTGTGGAGCAGAGTAGCACAGCTGGGATGTTCTTCATCAACTCTAAGACTGGAGAGGTCTCGGTTCGGCAGAACACTTTAGATCGGGAG aaAAAAGATACCTATACATTGACTATAGCAGCTTCAGACATGGgtggacgaggaggaggaaacaCAGGAAGTGGAGAAGTTACTGTCAAAATTCTGGACATAAATGACAATATTCCCACCCTGGAGAAAGAATCG taTGAAGGGAGTGTGATGGAGAACACTGTCAATGTGGAAGTGATGAGGGTCAAAGCCATTGACATGGATCTGATTCACACTGAAAACTGGATGGCTGTCTATGAAATTGTCACAGGGAATGAGGCAGGCTATTTCACTATCACTACTGATTCTAAGACCAATGAAGGGATTATCACAATTAACAAG GCCTTGGACTATGAGGAACTTAAGATGCTCAATTTGGAAATAGCTGTTGCCAACAAAGCAGAGTACAACTTTGGCAGTGGGCGCCCAACTGGGCCCATTACCGCAAAACCTTACCCTGTTAAAATCAATGTTCTCAATCAGAAGGAAGGCCCTAGATTCCAACCAACTATCAAAGTGGTGAGTCTTTCAGAGGACCACCAATCTGTCTCCATCCACAAAGTCATCGACAACTATGCTGCTATTGACAGCGACACGCTACAGACAGCCACCAACGTAAG GTATGCTAAAAACAAGGATGCAGACAACTGGTTGATTATTGATGAAAAGACAGCAGATATCAAGCTGAATAAAATGCCTGACAGGGAGTCCAAGTTCTTGATCAACGGAACATATTATGCTGAAATTATATGCATCAGCAATG ATATTCCCTCAAAAACTGCCACAGGAACCATAGCCATTCAGGTGGAGGACCTTAATGATGAATGTCCAGAACTGACCACTACAACTCAAACCCTTTGCCTTGAGGATAATGTGATCTACGTCACAGCCATAGACAAAGATGAATTCCCCAATTCTGCACCATTTCAGTTCACTGTGATTGAGGGGGAAAGCAAGGGGAAATGGACAGTCGAGCGTCTTAATG CAACCACAGCCATTCTAAGAGACCATGCCAACTGGCCAGGCGTGTACAAAGTGGTGATGGAAATCACAGACCAGCAGGGAAAgtcatgtgatgatgttcaGGTGATGGACGTAACTGTGTGTAGTTGCCTTGAAAACACTAAAACCTGTAGACCAAGTCGTGAAAAAACTACAGAACTTGGAGCTTCGGGTATCCTGCTTCTGCTCCTGGGACTGCTGCTCCTTCTGT TGCTGCCCCTTCTCCTGCTGTTCTGCCTGTGTGGAGGTGTATCAGCTCTTGGAGATTTCAAGCCCATTCCATTtgatacaaaacaacaactcaTCTCATATCACACTGAAGGACAGGGAGAAGACAAG GAAGTTCCTCTTATGCATGTGCCAGTAGAAGCTGGTGGTGCCACAGTAAATGCAGAGAACATGAACACCTTTGATGGAAAGGTGAACTTAGGAGGACTGATTGAATTAGGAGCTGCGGCAGGTGGAGGAGCAGCTTTCGGCGGTGGCATGAACACCTTGACCAAAGAGAACATGCACATGTACAACACGTATAACTCACAGATGGGGATGGACTACATGGATGGTGGGATGATGACAGGACAAGAACATCTTTACTCCCGATACAATGCTGGCGCCTTTGATGGGATGGCTCTATCCGAGCAGTTCCTTGGGGAGTATTATTCAAGT aaagcCAACCATGCTGTAAACCAATCCCAGCAGAAGGACTCTCTGCTGGTCTATGACTATGAGGGCCAGGAGTCTCTGGCAGGTTCTGTAGGTTGCTGCAGCCTTCTTGAGGACGATAACGACCTTGCCTTCCTCAATGATCTTGGGCCTAAATTTAAAACCCTTGCTTCGATTTGTCAGGGGACGACATTGGTGACCGAGTCTGTTGCTGCAGGGGTTTCTGTCTCTCCACCCAGACCAGTGTCTCCTGTCTGGCCTTCCACCTCCACCCATACACACGTCAGTACGCACACAGAAACAATCAGGGACAGGGACCGTGTCAACATCAACACTCTCAATACCTCCAATGTAGCATCTGAATCCTCCACCATCGTGCAGGAGGAGCGGATCACTGGGAGAGCCCAGGGTTCAGCCACTCTTCCCACAGTACGTGTCCAAGACAAGGTTGTGGTTCCTAGTCAGACGCTGCTCATACAGCAGCCCACTATGTACTATGCTGCCACGCCCATGTATGTAGTCGAGTCCAAGCCCCAAATGGTGCTTGTGGAAGGGGGGACCCAGCAGACTGTAGGCCAGGTTGGACTAAGTCAGGGGCTGGTGCAGGTTGGTGGCATGCAAGGTACTCAGGGAGTGGTGCAGGTTGGTGGCATGCAAGGTACTCAGGGACTGGTGCAG GTTAGTGGCATGCAAGCTGCCCCGGGTGTGGTCCTTGTAGACAGGCAAGTAGGTGTGGGCGGAGCGACAGGGCAGATAGCACAAGGCCTTTCAAAAGGAACCATTTCAAGGTCCAGGCAAGTGTTGTTGGTGGAGAACGGGTCCTCGGGTGGAGAGCAAGCTGCACACTTAGCACAGGGCTTTGTTCAGACAGGGCTTGCAGAGCAGGGCTTGGAGGTTAGAGGGCAAGGGCTAAATGTTCAAACTCAGAGCTTTTTGCTCGGTTCAGGCAGTTCAACTGGGTCAAATGAGGACTTTGCTGTGACAGCCACACCCAATTTGCAAGGGAGCCAGAGAGTTGTTGTGCAACGAAAGAAGGTGTCAGTCACTGAGAGGAATGTTGAATCTGCTACAAGAGCATAA